The Platichthys flesus chromosome 8, fPlaFle2.1, whole genome shotgun sequence genome has a window encoding:
- the LOC133958416 gene encoding uncharacterized protein LOC133958416 isoform X3, with protein sequence MSPYVLFTALFAIPLAGGLVIPAEKEEVQGVCAGKEFHLPVYSTSRTVTFTPDPEGPRRVLLEKTMVKDPRFEWTRDKMLVLKEVSHRDQGLYAIKLSSGFTDEAVRLIVSECIKSYRRNYGENFEHNIPENGSLLEFSPRGAPSEAMPIVLWNHTDPGTGDPGRGRLLRGGKVWVAKRVTQVDQGNYTLRDPQGRVLSRSTLTVLGHSFNVTRFSKETLNLPLFLPVNHTHLNFTPTRYPNESSMGPLDPKHPRRPVQLIRKGQISDYDVRYRGLISLGRKGTINEVFIRRLSPRHDGLYEIRDGDGNLVSSTLLKVIEKGDIWEVILGALKGLSGMLASLACLIMFISRFPNWNRTPRVNIQDYSQTISEPSGYYSPSQQPGTPREWTPRASPTHTFQSYTPVRSETQRAENQGTHSLTAEISLRCISTTEKNASNEEARRISFSVAGASDCLHSSEDCVQFQIKTDGDRERCSKATQYFSTMPLDTNTSESCSVYTSDKLNFS encoded by the exons ATGTCCCCCTATGTCTTATTCACGGCCCTCTTTGCCATTCCCCTCGCTGGGG GTTTGGTCATACCAG CGGAAAAAGAAGAAGTCCAGGGGGTTTGTGCTGGGAAGGAATTTCATCTGCCGGTGTACTCCACCTCCCGGACAGTGACATTTACACCAGACCCTGAGGGACCGAGACGTGTCCTCCTGGAAAAAACCATG GTAAAAGACCCTCGGTTTGAATGGACCAGAGACAAGATGTTGGTACTGAAAGAAGTGTCTCACAGGGATCAGGGACTGTATGCCATCAAACTCTCCTCTGGATTCACAGACGAGGCAGTTCGTCTGATTGTTTCAG AATGCATTAAGTCCTACCGCAGAAACTACGGCGAGAACTTTGAGCACAACATCCCTGAGAATGGCTCCCTCCTGGAGTTCTCTCCCCGGGGTGCTCCGTCTGAGGCCATGCCCATCGTTCTCTGGAACCACACAGACCCCGGGACCGGCGATCCGGGCCGGGGTCGACTGCTGCGAGGCGGGAAGGTCTGGGTGGCCAAGAGAGTGACGCAAGTGGACCAAGGCAACTACACTTTGAGAGACCCGCAGGGCAGGGTGCTGTCCCGCAGCACCCTCACCGTCCTCG GCCACTCATTCAATGTAACCCGCTTCAGCAAGGAGACTCTAAACCTGcccctctttctccctgttAATCACACCCACCTCAATTTCACCCCCACCCGATACCCTAATGAATCCTCCATGGGCCCTCTCGACCCAAAGCACCCCCGCAGACCTGTGCAGCTGATCCGCAAGGGCCAAATATCCGACTACGACGTGCGCTACAGGGGCCTCATCTCCCTGGGCAGAAAGGGTACCATCAATGAGGTATTCATAAGGAGGCTGAGCCCAAGGCATGATGGGCTGTATGAAATTAGAGATGGAGATGGCAACCTCGTGTCCTCCACCCTTTTAAAGGTGATTG AAAAGGGAGACATATGGGAAGTAATCCTTGGGGCACTCAAGGGCCTTTCTGGGATGTTGGCATCACTGGCTTGTTTAATCATGTTCATTTCGCGCTTTCCAAATTGGAACCGCACGCCAAGAGTTAACATCCAG gacTACAGTCAGACCATCTCTGAGCCCTCAGGCTACTACAGTCCCTCTCAGCAGCCTGGAACACCTAGAGAATGGACCCCGAGAGCGAGTCCTACTCACACT TTCCAGAGTTACACTCCGGTCAGATCAGAAACTCAGAGAGCTGAGAACCAGGGAACACACAGTTTAACAGCGGAGATCTCCCTGAGGTGTATTTCAACCACTGAG AAGAATGCATCTAATGAAGAAGCGAGGAGGATTTCCTTCTCAGTGGCCGGGGCTTCAGATTgcctccactcgtccgaggactGTGTTCAGTTCCAGATCaagacagatggagacagagaaaggtGTAGCAAAGCAACACAATACTTTTCCACAATGCCGCTGGACACGAACACCTCGGAGTCCTGCAGCGTGTACACTTCAGATAAACTGAACTTCTCATAA
- the LOC133958416 gene encoding uncharacterized protein LOC133958416 isoform X1, whose amino-acid sequence MSPYVLFTALFAIPLAGGLVIPAEKEEVQGVCAGKEFHLPVYSTSRTVTFTPDPEGPRRVLLEKTMVKDPRFEWTRDKMLVLKEVSHRDQGLYAIKLSSGFTDEAVRLIVSECIKSYRRNYGENFEHNIPENGSLLEFSPRGAPSEAMPIVLWNHTDPGTGDPGRGRLLRGGKVWVAKRVTQVDQGNYTLRDPQGRVLSRSTLTVLGHSFNVTRFSKETLNLPLFLPVNHTHLNFTPTRYPNESSMGPLDPKHPRRPVQLIRKGQISDYDVRYRGLISLGRKGTINEVFIRRLSPRHDGLYEIRDGDGNLVSSTLLKVIEKGDIWEVILGALKGLSGMLASLACLIMFISRFPNWNRTPRVNIQCVQDYSQTISEPSGYYSPSQQPGTPREWTPRASPTHTFQSYTPVRSETQRAENQGTHSLTAEISLRCISTTEKNASNEEARRISFSVAGASDCLHSSEDCVQFQIKTDGDRERCSKATQYFSTMPLDTNTSESCSVYTSDKLNFS is encoded by the exons ATGTCCCCCTATGTCTTATTCACGGCCCTCTTTGCCATTCCCCTCGCTGGGG GTTTGGTCATACCAG CGGAAAAAGAAGAAGTCCAGGGGGTTTGTGCTGGGAAGGAATTTCATCTGCCGGTGTACTCCACCTCCCGGACAGTGACATTTACACCAGACCCTGAGGGACCGAGACGTGTCCTCCTGGAAAAAACCATG GTAAAAGACCCTCGGTTTGAATGGACCAGAGACAAGATGTTGGTACTGAAAGAAGTGTCTCACAGGGATCAGGGACTGTATGCCATCAAACTCTCCTCTGGATTCACAGACGAGGCAGTTCGTCTGATTGTTTCAG AATGCATTAAGTCCTACCGCAGAAACTACGGCGAGAACTTTGAGCACAACATCCCTGAGAATGGCTCCCTCCTGGAGTTCTCTCCCCGGGGTGCTCCGTCTGAGGCCATGCCCATCGTTCTCTGGAACCACACAGACCCCGGGACCGGCGATCCGGGCCGGGGTCGACTGCTGCGAGGCGGGAAGGTCTGGGTGGCCAAGAGAGTGACGCAAGTGGACCAAGGCAACTACACTTTGAGAGACCCGCAGGGCAGGGTGCTGTCCCGCAGCACCCTCACCGTCCTCG GCCACTCATTCAATGTAACCCGCTTCAGCAAGGAGACTCTAAACCTGcccctctttctccctgttAATCACACCCACCTCAATTTCACCCCCACCCGATACCCTAATGAATCCTCCATGGGCCCTCTCGACCCAAAGCACCCCCGCAGACCTGTGCAGCTGATCCGCAAGGGCCAAATATCCGACTACGACGTGCGCTACAGGGGCCTCATCTCCCTGGGCAGAAAGGGTACCATCAATGAGGTATTCATAAGGAGGCTGAGCCCAAGGCATGATGGGCTGTATGAAATTAGAGATGGAGATGGCAACCTCGTGTCCTCCACCCTTTTAAAGGTGATTG AAAAGGGAGACATATGGGAAGTAATCCTTGGGGCACTCAAGGGCCTTTCTGGGATGTTGGCATCACTGGCTTGTTTAATCATGTTCATTTCGCGCTTTCCAAATTGGAACCGCACGCCAAGAGTTAACATCCAG tgtgtgcaggacTACAGTCAGACCATCTCTGAGCCCTCAGGCTACTACAGTCCCTCTCAGCAGCCTGGAACACCTAGAGAATGGACCCCGAGAGCGAGTCCTACTCACACT TTCCAGAGTTACACTCCGGTCAGATCAGAAACTCAGAGAGCTGAGAACCAGGGAACACACAGTTTAACAGCGGAGATCTCCCTGAGGTGTATTTCAACCACTGAG AAGAATGCATCTAATGAAGAAGCGAGGAGGATTTCCTTCTCAGTGGCCGGGGCTTCAGATTgcctccactcgtccgaggactGTGTTCAGTTCCAGATCaagacagatggagacagagaaaggtGTAGCAAAGCAACACAATACTTTTCCACAATGCCGCTGGACACGAACACCTCGGAGTCCTGCAGCGTGTACACTTCAGATAAACTGAACTTCTCATAA
- the LOC133958416 gene encoding uncharacterized protein LOC133958416 isoform X2, with protein MSPYVLFTALFAIPLAGGLVIPAEKEEVQGVCAGKEFHLPVYSTSRTVTFTPDPEGPRRVLLEKTMVKDPRFEWTRDKMLVLKEVSHRDQGLYAIKLSSGFTDEAVRLIVSECIKSYRRNYGENFEHNIPENGSLLEFSPRGAPSEAMPIVLWNHTDPGTGDPGRGRLLRGGKVWVAKRVTQVDQGNYTLRDPQGRVLSRSTLTVLGHSFNVTRFSKETLNLPLFLPVNHTHLNFTPTRYPNESSMGPLDPKHPRRPVQLIRKGQISDYDVRYRGLISLGRKGTINEVFIRRLSPRHDGLYEIRDGDGNLVSSTLLKVIEKGDIWEVILGALKGLSGMLASLACLIMFISRFPNWNRTPRVNIQCVQDYSQTISEPSGYYSPSQQPGTPREWTPRASPTHTFQSYTPVRSETQRAENQGTHSLTAEISLRCISTTENASNEEARRISFSVAGASDCLHSSEDCVQFQIKTDGDRERCSKATQYFSTMPLDTNTSESCSVYTSDKLNFS; from the exons ATGTCCCCCTATGTCTTATTCACGGCCCTCTTTGCCATTCCCCTCGCTGGGG GTTTGGTCATACCAG CGGAAAAAGAAGAAGTCCAGGGGGTTTGTGCTGGGAAGGAATTTCATCTGCCGGTGTACTCCACCTCCCGGACAGTGACATTTACACCAGACCCTGAGGGACCGAGACGTGTCCTCCTGGAAAAAACCATG GTAAAAGACCCTCGGTTTGAATGGACCAGAGACAAGATGTTGGTACTGAAAGAAGTGTCTCACAGGGATCAGGGACTGTATGCCATCAAACTCTCCTCTGGATTCACAGACGAGGCAGTTCGTCTGATTGTTTCAG AATGCATTAAGTCCTACCGCAGAAACTACGGCGAGAACTTTGAGCACAACATCCCTGAGAATGGCTCCCTCCTGGAGTTCTCTCCCCGGGGTGCTCCGTCTGAGGCCATGCCCATCGTTCTCTGGAACCACACAGACCCCGGGACCGGCGATCCGGGCCGGGGTCGACTGCTGCGAGGCGGGAAGGTCTGGGTGGCCAAGAGAGTGACGCAAGTGGACCAAGGCAACTACACTTTGAGAGACCCGCAGGGCAGGGTGCTGTCCCGCAGCACCCTCACCGTCCTCG GCCACTCATTCAATGTAACCCGCTTCAGCAAGGAGACTCTAAACCTGcccctctttctccctgttAATCACACCCACCTCAATTTCACCCCCACCCGATACCCTAATGAATCCTCCATGGGCCCTCTCGACCCAAAGCACCCCCGCAGACCTGTGCAGCTGATCCGCAAGGGCCAAATATCCGACTACGACGTGCGCTACAGGGGCCTCATCTCCCTGGGCAGAAAGGGTACCATCAATGAGGTATTCATAAGGAGGCTGAGCCCAAGGCATGATGGGCTGTATGAAATTAGAGATGGAGATGGCAACCTCGTGTCCTCCACCCTTTTAAAGGTGATTG AAAAGGGAGACATATGGGAAGTAATCCTTGGGGCACTCAAGGGCCTTTCTGGGATGTTGGCATCACTGGCTTGTTTAATCATGTTCATTTCGCGCTTTCCAAATTGGAACCGCACGCCAAGAGTTAACATCCAG tgtgtgcaggacTACAGTCAGACCATCTCTGAGCCCTCAGGCTACTACAGTCCCTCTCAGCAGCCTGGAACACCTAGAGAATGGACCCCGAGAGCGAGTCCTACTCACACT TTCCAGAGTTACACTCCGGTCAGATCAGAAACTCAGAGAGCTGAGAACCAGGGAACACACAGTTTAACAGCGGAGATCTCCCTGAGGTGTATTTCAACCACTGAG AATGCATCTAATGAAGAAGCGAGGAGGATTTCCTTCTCAGTGGCCGGGGCTTCAGATTgcctccactcgtccgaggactGTGTTCAGTTCCAGATCaagacagatggagacagagaaaggtGTAGCAAAGCAACACAATACTTTTCCACAATGCCGCTGGACACGAACACCTCGGAGTCCTGCAGCGTGTACACTTCAGATAAACTGAACTTCTCATAA